One genomic window of Haloferax mediterranei ATCC 33500 includes the following:
- a CDS encoding CPBP family intramembrane glutamic endopeptidase: MTETASESRQSLAEFLGANVPTLFGLFVALAGPMLVGEFLLFPLTAEFSGLAEIPFWVGHLWLTLGVLVALVLYWERESLASIGVARPTLADIGVGVVGFVVGVMVFMLSQPLLSAVGLYDANSGQALLSQPLPVVLASAITAGIVEEVLFRGYPIERLLELTGNVWLAAGIPLAVFTAIHIPLWGVGTTLQIGAWSVVVTGVYLWRRTLVAPIVMHLLNDIVGFVILPALG, translated from the coding sequence ATGACCGAAACGGCATCCGAGTCGCGTCAGAGTCTCGCCGAATTCCTCGGCGCTAACGTTCCCACGCTCTTCGGCCTGTTCGTCGCACTCGCTGGCCCGATGCTGGTCGGAGAGTTCCTTTTGTTCCCTTTGACTGCTGAATTTTCGGGACTGGCTGAAATCCCGTTCTGGGTCGGGCATCTGTGGTTGACTCTCGGTGTCTTGGTCGCTCTCGTCTTGTACTGGGAACGAGAGTCGCTCGCGTCAATCGGAGTCGCGCGGCCAACACTGGCTGATATCGGGGTTGGCGTCGTCGGATTCGTCGTCGGTGTCATGGTGTTCATGCTCTCCCAACCGCTCCTTTCAGCGGTCGGTCTCTACGATGCCAACAGCGGCCAAGCCCTGCTTTCGCAACCACTTCCAGTCGTCCTCGCCTCGGCAATCACCGCCGGTATCGTCGAAGAGGTTCTCTTCCGCGGCTATCCTATCGAGCGCCTTCTCGAACTCACGGGCAACGTGTGGCTCGCCGCCGGAATCCCACTCGCTGTTTTCACTGCAATTCACATCCCACTGTGGGGAGTCGGAACAACGCTCCAGATTGGCGCGTGGTCCGTGGTCGTCACGGGTGTCTACCTCTGGCGACGGACGCTCGTCGCGCCGATAGTAATGCACCTGCTCAATGACATCGTCGGGTTCGTTATCCTTCCTGCGCTAGGCTGA
- a CDS encoding helix-turn-helix domain-containing protein produces MASVIAELRVSGPGAILTEKALQALPEAEIRIQYQGTSEQAGIVVRGCDFDEFEAEVQSDPSIDTCERVADFSDVRVYNITAGATQTLISELLATKGIQILEATSPAGDSNWRLRVRSPSRDSLSEFIAECRETDVSVQLATLYSETSPPDEVDFQCPAMETLTDDQYDALESACEMGYFQVPRGVSLSQLSQEFGIGSQAMSERLRRGVNTLIEAHLRRDAAEANE; encoded by the coding sequence ATGGCATCAGTCATCGCTGAACTCCGTGTCTCTGGCCCGGGTGCCATCTTAACAGAGAAGGCTTTACAAGCGCTTCCAGAGGCAGAAATCAGGATTCAGTATCAGGGAACATCTGAGCAAGCGGGAATCGTCGTCCGCGGTTGTGACTTCGATGAATTCGAAGCGGAGGTCCAATCAGACCCGTCTATCGACACCTGCGAGCGCGTAGCCGACTTCTCCGATGTCCGCGTCTACAACATCACAGCAGGGGCTACTCAGACGCTTATCTCGGAACTCCTCGCGACAAAAGGCATCCAAATTCTCGAAGCAACGAGTCCAGCAGGAGACTCAAACTGGCGACTCCGTGTCCGAAGCCCGAGCCGAGACTCCCTCTCCGAATTCATCGCAGAGTGCCGTGAAACGGACGTTTCCGTCCAGTTGGCCACTCTCTATTCAGAAACGAGTCCGCCTGACGAAGTTGACTTCCAGTGCCCCGCGATGGAGACTCTGACCGACGACCAGTACGACGCCCTAGAGAGTGCCTGCGAGATGGGATATTTCCAAGTCCCGAGAGGTGTTTCTCTCAGTCAGTTGAGTCAGGAGTTCGGTATTGGCTCTCAGGCCATGTCAGAGCGACTTCGTCGGGGTGTGAACACTCTCATCGAAGCGCATCTTCGACGCGATGCGGCGGAAGCCAACGAATAG
- a CDS encoding winged helix-turn-helix transcriptional regulator, whose product MGNATEQACVASWCADDDWCTVTCSAHLIGKKWHPVIIHRLLAHGPLGFNALKAEIDTISSTVLSNSLEDLEENGLVNRAIVSEKPFRVEYSLTEQGASLESVIEAMDEWGDGYLRESSS is encoded by the coding sequence ATGGGGAACGCGACCGAGCAAGCGTGTGTTGCGTCGTGGTGTGCCGACGATGACTGGTGTACCGTGACGTGTTCGGCTCATCTCATCGGGAAGAAATGGCATCCCGTCATCATCCATCGATTGCTCGCACACGGCCCGCTCGGATTCAACGCCCTCAAAGCGGAGATCGACACCATCTCCAGCACCGTCCTCTCGAATAGTCTGGAGGACCTAGAGGAAAACGGGCTCGTGAATCGCGCAATCGTGAGCGAGAAGCCATTCCGCGTCGAGTACTCCCTGACCGAACAGGGGGCCTCGCTAGAGTCCGTAATCGAAGCGATGGACGAATGGGGAGACGGGTATCTTCGGGAAAGCTCGTCCTAG
- a CDS encoding DoxX family protein encodes MEDTYGARVGSVRQSTLDWALTGLRLVLAALVAKPALSKFITHGTSVAFFDAIGMPAPTLMVIVAGFIEVGAVVLLLAGVGERLAAFSLIPVMLVAVLYVGPDWKNLSVLVGSLVLLLLERGSGSRSWPAQRLLG; translated from the coding sequence ATGGAAGACACATATGGTGCCCGCGTCGGGTCGGTTCGTCAGTCGACTCTGGATTGGGCTCTCACAGGCCTTCGTCTCGTTCTCGCCGCACTCGTTGCGAAACCGGCTCTGAGCAAGTTCATCACCCACGGGACTTCTGTTGCCTTCTTCGATGCAATCGGAATGCCCGCTCCGACACTGATGGTCATCGTTGCGGGGTTCATCGAAGTGGGAGCGGTCGTGCTACTCCTCGCCGGAGTCGGAGAGCGACTCGCGGCCTTCTCGCTCATCCCGGTGATGCTCGTTGCCGTACTGTACGTTGGGCCGGATTGGAAGAACCTCAGCGTTCTGGTCGGTTCTCTGGTACTCTTACTATTGGAGAGGGGTTCTGGTTCCCGCTCGTGGCCAGCACAGCGGCTACTCGGTTAG
- a CDS encoding SelT/SelW/SelH family protein, translating to MTSVEIEYCVPCGLLDTAVETQTRLLDEFGQKLDGVTLSPGHGGVFIVTADGETIWDKDAHGAALDLDLIVEAINDRLPAEA from the coding sequence ATGACGTCAGTCGAAATCGAATACTGCGTTCCCTGCGGACTGCTTGACACAGCGGTAGAAACCCAGACCCGACTCCTGGACGAATTCGGCCAGAAGCTGGATGGAGTGACACTCTCTCCTGGCCACGGCGGTGTGTTCATCGTGACTGCCGACGGTGAGACGATTTGGGATAAAGACGCCCACGGCGCTGCCCTCGACTTGGACCTCATCGTCGAGGCAATCAACGACAGGCTCCCGGCAGAAGCCTAA
- a CDS encoding bile acid:sodium symporter family protein, which translates to MSDSVVTRVTTLVDEYLLIWVLLSVGVGLLTPSLAFLTPLSTPILAVMIGAVSLTLAPERFRQLRGRTVLTILVVQTGMPLLAFAIARTLGLSPALTAGFVVLGAVTPELVTPTMTELSGGDTALATVVLVVVGLGTLVLVPGVVTVLLGASVPVDPLVIVEQLLLAVVIPMTLAVGARYRWPGRIGQYDDIYPSVSGVMVILIIGIVAAANASTVRDGGAVLLLVVVGAVVLNSTGYAVGWLVGRNFTRRERIAATLSIGMRDFAVAAALLVGAGFPTAATLPAVVFGIVEMTTSAGLAKWFSQSP; encoded by the coding sequence ATGTCAGATAGCGTCGTGACTCGGGTTACAACCCTCGTCGACGAGTATCTACTAATCTGGGTGCTTCTTTCGGTCGGCGTTGGGCTTCTCACCCCGTCACTCGCATTTCTCACGCCGCTGTCGACGCCGATTCTGGCGGTCATGATCGGAGCGGTCTCACTAACACTTGCGCCCGAGCGGTTCCGCCAACTCCGTGGCCGGACCGTACTCACGATTCTCGTCGTGCAGACTGGGATGCCCTTGCTCGCGTTTGCCATCGCCCGGACGCTTGGCCTCTCTCCAGCGCTCACTGCTGGATTTGTGGTATTGGGTGCGGTGACACCAGAACTCGTTACGCCGACAATGACCGAACTCAGCGGGGGTGATACAGCCCTCGCAACGGTCGTTCTTGTCGTGGTCGGCCTCGGAACGCTCGTCCTCGTCCCTGGAGTCGTGACCGTACTTCTGGGCGCGTCGGTCCCGGTCGATCCGCTGGTAATCGTCGAACAGTTGCTGCTCGCGGTGGTCATCCCGATGACCCTCGCGGTCGGAGCCCGGTACCGGTGGCCTGGTCGAATCGGACAGTACGATGATATCTATCCGTCTGTGTCGGGAGTCATGGTGATTCTCATCATCGGAATCGTCGCTGCGGCCAACGCGTCGACCGTTCGCGATGGCGGTGCTGTGCTACTTCTCGTTGTGGTCGGTGCGGTCGTCCTCAACAGTACCGGCTATGCCGTCGGTTGGCTCGTCGGTCGGAACTTCACTCGGAGGGAGCGTATCGCCGCGACACTGTCGATTGGAATGCGTGACTTCGCCGTCGCCGCTGCACTCCTCGTCGGAGCGGGCTTCCCGACGGCAGCGACACTCCCCGCAGTCGTCTTTGGAATCGTCGAGATGACGACGAGTGCAGGGCTCGCAAAGTGGTTCAGCCAATCGCCCTGA
- a CDS encoding winged helix-turn-helix transcriptional regulator produces the protein MDLLSRRYAMQVICVVGAIGPARYGEIEDTFGEVSSSTLSARLDDLVEAGYLSREQYAEIPPRVEYELTETGDELREKLDPLLEWADEQENLV, from the coding sequence ATGGACCTGTTGAGTCGCCGCTACGCCATGCAGGTAATCTGCGTCGTTGGTGCAATCGGGCCAGCCAGATATGGCGAAATAGAAGATACCTTCGGCGAGGTGAGCAGTTCGACGCTGTCGGCCCGCCTCGATGACCTCGTCGAGGCTGGGTACCTCTCTCGAGAGCAGTACGCGGAGATTCCGCCTCGCGTCGAGTACGAACTCACCGAAACGGGTGACGAACTCCGGGAGAAGCTCGACCCCCTTCTCGAATGGGCGGACGAACAGGAGAATCTCGTATAA
- a CDS encoding chorismate mutase — MTDDTTDTAESVQEMSLDELREEIEDIDRGIVELIARRTYVADTVAQVKDEKGLPTTDESQEERVMERAEKNAAHFEVDSNLVKAIFRLLIEMNKAEQRESR; from the coding sequence ATGACAGACGACACCACAGACACGGCCGAATCGGTTCAGGAGATGTCCCTCGACGAACTCCGCGAGGAAATCGAGGATATCGACCGCGGAATCGTCGAACTCATCGCCCGCAGAACCTACGTTGCAGATACGGTTGCGCAGGTCAAAGACGAGAAAGGACTGCCCACGACCGACGAATCACAAGAAGAGCGCGTGATGGAGCGCGCCGAGAAGAACGCGGCGCACTTCGAGGTCGATTCGAACCTCGTGAAGGCGATTTTCCGGTTGCTTATCGAGATGAACAAGGCCGAACAGCGAGAGAGCAGGTAG
- a CDS encoding shikimate kinase, producing the protein MHGRATAPGAGTVLNALATGTGSAFAIDAETTASVELNDSDGVRGTIAEAPDADTRLIERCVDLVVEEFGDGEGGTVETESEVPMAAGLKSSSAAANATVLATLSALGRSVGPDPDDDISRIDACRLGVRAAREVGVTVTGAFDDAAASMLGGVVVTDNTEDELVTRDELDWDVLVWTPPERAYSADADASRCENVAPMATLVADLALDGRYAEAMTVNGLAFSAALDFPTDPAVEAMPIADGVSLSGTGPSVVAVGDRTDLERVQTLWDARDGETRLTTTRTDGARIL; encoded by the coding sequence ATGCACGGCCGAGCCACCGCCCCCGGGGCGGGAACCGTCTTGAACGCCCTCGCGACGGGCACCGGCTCCGCGTTTGCTATCGACGCCGAGACCACCGCGTCGGTCGAACTGAACGACTCCGACGGAGTCCGCGGCACCATCGCGGAGGCTCCCGACGCAGACACGCGACTCATCGAGCGCTGTGTCGACCTCGTCGTCGAGGAGTTCGGAGACGGCGAAGGCGGGACTGTCGAGACCGAAAGCGAGGTTCCGATGGCCGCCGGACTCAAGAGTTCCAGCGCCGCCGCCAACGCCACCGTGTTGGCGACGCTCTCCGCACTCGGCCGCTCGGTCGGTCCCGACCCGGACGACGACATCTCCCGCATCGACGCGTGTCGACTCGGCGTCCGCGCCGCCCGCGAGGTCGGCGTCACCGTCACCGGCGCGTTCGACGACGCGGCCGCATCGATGCTCGGCGGCGTCGTCGTCACCGACAATACCGAAGACGAATTAGTCACCCGCGACGAACTCGATTGGGACGTGCTCGTCTGGACACCACCCGAGCGCGCATACAGCGCCGACGCCGATGCAAGCCGATGTGAGAACGTCGCGCCGATGGCGACCCTCGTCGCCGACCTCGCCCTCGACGGCCGGTACGCCGAGGCGATGACCGTCAACGGACTCGCCTTCTCCGCCGCACTGGACTTCCCGACCGACCCCGCCGTCGAAGCGATGCCCATCGCCGACGGCGTCTCGCTTTCCGGAACCGGCCCGAGCGTCGTCGCGGTCGGCGACCGCACGGACCTCGAACGCGTCCAGACGCTATGGGACGCCCGCGACGGCGAGACAAGACTGACCACCACACGAACTGACGGAGCACGAATTCTATGA
- a CDS encoding DUF5796 family protein, with the protein MSARNDVAPSTLGVELHDFGVEVEYIDNRTTVYRGVPQTVTGTLSTGPGKEVHVLVTDPTETEGVMMYVNDLKTHDEVLESSGVGRVILAEEEEEELFPGVVVRRLPGHRFEVEADPDVARGRVFVFVEDDWGEDSYEFVSE; encoded by the coding sequence ATGAGCGCCCGAAACGACGTTGCTCCGAGCACCCTCGGCGTCGAACTCCACGACTTCGGCGTCGAAGTGGAGTACATCGACAACCGAACGACGGTCTATCGGGGCGTCCCCCAGACCGTCACGGGCACGCTATCGACCGGCCCCGGAAAGGAAGTGCACGTCCTCGTCACCGACCCGACCGAGACGGAAGGCGTGATGATGTACGTCAACGACCTGAAGACCCACGACGAAGTGCTCGAATCCAGCGGCGTCGGCCGTGTCATCCTCGCCGAAGAGGAAGAAGAAGAGTTGTTCCCCGGCGTCGTCGTGCGGCGGCTCCCCGGCCACCGATTCGAGGTGGAGGCCGACCCCGACGTCGCTCGCGGGCGCGTGTTCGTCTTCGTCGAGGACGACTGGGGCGAAGACTCCTACGAGTTCGTCTCCGAGTGA
- a CDS encoding DUF7508 domain-containing protein — protein MLRKRWEPLEKRTIGSAPEAYGYYELGDEDGDLVGRGVGVLRDELKEALAYGDGEQVRWERATSLEHAERIAAEHDPT, from the coding sequence ATGCTCCGAAAGCGCTGGGAGCCACTGGAAAAGCGGACGATTGGAAGCGCGCCAGAAGCCTACGGCTACTACGAACTCGGCGACGAAGACGGTGACCTCGTCGGACGCGGCGTCGGCGTTCTCCGCGACGAGCTAAAGGAGGCGCTCGCCTACGGTGACGGCGAACAGGTCCGGTGGGAGCGAGCGACGTCACTCGAACACGCAGAGCGTATCGCAGCCGAGCACGACCCGACGTAG
- a CDS encoding DUF7128 family protein — MVATTEKDGATWYRCDECGMLFDVEQDAKAHEENCDTDSPSYLQ; from the coding sequence ATGGTTGCCACGACGGAGAAGGATGGTGCGACGTGGTACCGCTGTGATGAGTGTGGGATGCTGTTCGACGTCGAGCAAGACGCAAAGGCGCACGAAGAGAACTGCGATACTGATAGCCCGTCGTACTTGCAGTAG
- a CDS encoding CDC48 family AAA ATPase, whose product MSENGVTLVVRAAEKRDAGRGIARLPEAARRELGVLSGETVVIEGPRETVAKMWPARPGAEAGEMLVDADTRANAGVKIGDSVRVRKIDVEDARAVTLTGPGAFERTSVDRETIEEVVKSEIRNRPLQSGDRVRVERLAGAGLVVSKTQPDGVVRVTDSTRVTVTAESSKGASEAVRDAVKSVTGTDDGDSERGRATGVTYEDIGGLDDELDLVREMIELPLSEPEVFAHLGIEPPKGVLLHGPPGTGKTLIAKAVANEVNATFTTISGPEVLSKYKGESEEKLREVFQSAREDAPSIIFFDEIDSIAAKRDDGGDLENRVVGQLLSLMDGLDARGDVVVIGATNRADNLDPALRRGGRFDREIEIGVPNETGRREILDVHTRQMPLADDVDIERLASRTHGFVGADLESLAKEAAMTALRRVRREGESVSVTDMTVTRADFETAMASVEPSAMREYVAEQPTKGFEAVGGLDDVKQTLERAVTWPLTYAPLFEAAATDPPTGVLLHGPPGTGKTLLARAIAAESGVNFIHVAGPELLDRYVGESEKSVREVFERARQAAPSILFFDEIDAIATNRDSVGSDSGVTERVVSQLLTEMDNAADNPNLVVLAATNRRDTIDPALLRPGRLETHVEVPAPDIEARRAILDVHIRNKPLSSDVDLNDVAAHMDGYTGADVAAVCREAALRAIQDVANAYEGTTANDHTDEIRITREHFDAALDSVSPTLV is encoded by the coding sequence ATGTCCGAAAACGGGGTGACGCTCGTCGTCCGCGCCGCCGAGAAACGCGACGCGGGACGCGGCATCGCCCGCCTCCCCGAAGCGGCGCGCCGAGAACTCGGCGTGTTGAGTGGCGAAACGGTCGTCATCGAGGGGCCGCGCGAAACGGTCGCAAAGATGTGGCCCGCTCGTCCCGGCGCAGAAGCTGGCGAAATGCTCGTCGACGCCGACACGCGGGCGAACGCCGGCGTGAAAATCGGAGACAGCGTCCGCGTCCGGAAGATAGACGTAGAAGACGCGCGGGCGGTGACGCTGACCGGTCCCGGCGCGTTCGAGCGAACCAGCGTCGACCGGGAAACCATCGAGGAAGTGGTCAAATCGGAGATTCGGAATCGACCGCTCCAGTCCGGCGACCGCGTCCGCGTCGAACGACTCGCTGGTGCTGGCCTCGTCGTCAGCAAAACCCAACCGGACGGCGTGGTTCGAGTTACCGACTCGACGCGAGTGACTGTGACCGCAGAAAGCTCGAAAGGGGCGAGCGAGGCCGTCCGCGACGCCGTCAAGAGCGTGACCGGTACTGACGACGGCGATTCCGAGCGCGGCCGGGCGACCGGCGTTACCTACGAGGATATCGGCGGTCTCGACGACGAACTCGATTTGGTCCGGGAGATGATTGAACTCCCGCTGTCGGAACCGGAGGTGTTCGCCCATCTCGGCATCGAACCGCCGAAGGGCGTCCTCCTGCACGGCCCGCCGGGGACTGGGAAGACGCTCATCGCGAAGGCCGTCGCCAACGAGGTCAACGCCACGTTTACCACCATCTCCGGACCCGAAGTGCTCTCGAAATATAAGGGCGAATCCGAGGAGAAACTCCGTGAGGTGTTCCAGTCGGCCCGCGAGGATGCGCCGAGCATCATCTTCTTCGACGAAATCGACTCCATCGCCGCAAAGCGCGACGACGGTGGCGACCTCGAAAACCGCGTCGTCGGTCAACTCCTCTCGCTGATGGACGGTCTCGACGCCCGCGGCGACGTAGTCGTCATCGGCGCGACGAACCGCGCCGACAACCTCGACCCCGCGCTCCGCCGCGGCGGCCGCTTCGACCGCGAAATCGAAATCGGCGTCCCGAACGAAACCGGCCGTCGAGAAATTCTCGACGTACACACCCGGCAGATGCCGCTCGCGGATGACGTGGATATCGAGCGTCTCGCCTCCAGAACCCACGGATTCGTCGGTGCCGACCTCGAATCGCTGGCGAAAGAAGCGGCCATGACCGCGCTTCGTCGGGTTCGACGGGAGGGCGAAAGCGTGTCCGTCACCGACATGACGGTGACCCGCGCCGACTTCGAGACGGCGATGGCGTCGGTCGAACCCTCGGCGATGCGCGAGTACGTCGCCGAGCAACCGACCAAAGGGTTCGAGGCCGTCGGCGGTCTCGACGACGTGAAACAGACGCTCGAACGGGCGGTGACGTGGCCCTTGACCTACGCGCCACTCTTCGAGGCGGCCGCAACTGACCCGCCGACTGGCGTCCTCCTGCACGGCCCGCCGGGGACCGGGAAGACGCTTCTCGCCCGCGCTATCGCGGCCGAAAGTGGCGTCAACTTCATCCACGTCGCCGGACCCGAACTCCTCGACCGATACGTCGGCGAGTCCGAAAAATCCGTCCGCGAGGTCTTCGAGCGCGCCCGACAGGCCGCACCGAGCATCCTCTTTTTCGACGAAATCGACGCCATCGCGACCAACCGCGACAGCGTCGGGTCGGACTCCGGCGTCACGGAACGCGTCGTCTCGCAACTCCTGACCGAGATGGACAACGCCGCCGACAATCCGAACCTCGTCGTCCTCGCGGCGACGAACCGGCGCGACACCATCGACCCGGCGCTTCTCCGCCCCGGAAGGTTGGAGACTCACGTCGAAGTCCCCGCCCCGGACATCGAAGCCCGCCGCGCGATTCTCGACGTACACATCCGGAACAAGCCGCTCAGTTCCGACGTCGACCTGAACGACGTGGCGGCTCACATGGACGGCTACACCGGCGCGGATGTCGCAGCCGTGTGCCGCGAGGCCGCGCTCAGGGCGATTCAGGATGTCGCCAACGCCTACGAGGGAACCACCGCGAACGACCACACCGACGAGATTCGAATCACCCGCGAGCACTTCGACGCGGCGCTCGACTCCGTCTCGCCGACGCTCGTCTGA
- a CDS encoding methyltransferase domain-containing protein has protein sequence MPDDALGLAMLDRFRGCLRAPCVYRDGAEVGDAYIYEHYLVPSEEWPESKWEFLDSLRTPVLDVGCGAGQHALAVQERGDVVAFDVSPNAVRTARERGVEIAFVGDMFDPAVESGRFETILAIGTQIGLAGSLDGLADLLASFDELTTSTGELVVDSYDPNRIDPEQFFGYRPDSRPGLARRQFHVEYGDLRGPDLDFLLVSPERLREVAADAGLDVADVTYSNPESSYYRARLR, from the coding sequence ATGCCCGACGACGCACTCGGACTGGCGATGCTCGATAGATTTCGCGGGTGCCTGCGCGCGCCCTGCGTCTACCGCGACGGCGCGGAGGTTGGCGATGCCTACATCTACGAGCACTATCTCGTCCCGTCCGAGGAGTGGCCCGAGTCGAAGTGGGAGTTTCTCGACTCGCTTCGGACGCCCGTGTTAGATGTCGGTTGCGGCGCGGGTCAGCACGCGCTCGCCGTGCAGGAACGCGGCGATGTCGTCGCCTTCGACGTGAGTCCGAACGCGGTTCGCACGGCCCGAGAACGAGGCGTCGAGATAGCCTTCGTCGGCGATATGTTCGACCCGGCGGTCGAATCCGGGCGGTTCGAGACGATACTCGCAATCGGAACACAAATCGGACTCGCGGGGTCGCTCGACGGGCTTGCGGACCTGCTCGCATCCTTCGACGAACTCACTACTTCGACGGGTGAACTCGTCGTCGACTCGTACGACCCGAATCGAATTGACCCTGAACAGTTCTTCGGCTACAGACCCGACTCACGACCCGGACTCGCGCGCCGACAGTTCCACGTCGAATACGGCGACTTGCGGGGGCCGGACCTCGACTTCCTCTTAGTCTCGCCGGAGCGACTCCGAGAAGTCGCCGCCGATGCGGGTCTCGACGTTGCCGACGTGACGTACTCGAATCCCGAGTCGAGTTACTACCGGGCGCGACTTCGCTGA
- a CDS encoding DUF7509 family protein: MCDTITRDDIRAALGKTTYDRFLVYVMGPYKSFNLNYILSERELADIDIADLPGPIRRLFSARDDIDDALALLRRVQGTLRADPGVNAFLAVDVDVDTDEVDAATQSIAFAEASNATVFVLPFLGHNFGVGEEAGSVLERLSETHGDRIAFVHEATVTSEMIRAARARWDLRVETYDTEEELHKRIRLFVADVMNRELHGDLERLD; the protein is encoded by the coding sequence ATGTGCGACACCATCACACGCGACGATATTCGAGCGGCCCTCGGGAAGACCACCTACGACCGGTTTCTCGTCTACGTGATGGGTCCCTACAAGTCGTTTAACCTGAACTACATCCTCTCGGAGCGGGAACTAGCTGACATCGACATCGCGGACCTCCCCGGCCCGATTCGGCGACTGTTTTCGGCGCGCGACGACATCGACGACGCGCTCGCCCTGCTTCGTCGTGTACAGGGGACGCTCCGGGCTGACCCCGGTGTGAATGCGTTCCTTGCGGTCGATGTCGACGTCGATACCGACGAGGTCGACGCCGCGACACAGAGCATCGCCTTTGCGGAGGCGAGCAACGCCACCGTGTTCGTTCTCCCCTTCCTCGGCCACAACTTCGGCGTCGGCGAAGAGGCCGGGTCGGTCCTCGAACGCCTCTCGGAGACCCACGGCGACCGAATCGCCTTCGTCCACGAGGCGACAGTCACGAGCGAGATGATTCGGGCGGCGCGGGCGCGTTGGGACCTCAGAGTCGAGACGTACGACACCGAAGAAGAACTCCACAAACGCATCCGACTGTTCGTTGCGGACGTGATGAATCGAGAACTCCACGGCGACTTGGAGCGACTCGATTAA
- a CDS encoding ArsR/SmtB family transcription factor codes for MATNNPANSDGLPEDPAELLPPTSVLTLDEYLDMQAAIGDRTRFTLLYRLVHFGERSPKELEEALDVRANTLHYHLQKLVDAGLVEKRKQTRADKDGLFAYYRATSLGEDILEYGVEELIRRERDYRDAYASGQK; via the coding sequence ATGGCGACGAACAACCCGGCGAACTCGGACGGACTTCCCGAAGACCCCGCCGAGTTACTGCCGCCGACGAGCGTCCTCACGCTGGACGAGTATCTCGACATGCAGGCGGCCATCGGCGACCGAACGCGATTTACCCTCCTGTACCGGTTGGTCCACTTCGGCGAGCGAAGCCCGAAAGAACTGGAGGAGGCGCTCGACGTTCGGGCAAACACGCTTCATTACCACCTTCAAAAACTCGTGGACGCGGGTCTGGTCGAGAAGCGGAAACAAACGCGCGCCGACAAGGATGGCCTGTTCGCGTACTACCGCGCCACGTCCCTTGGCGAGGATATCCTCGAATACGGCGTCGAGGAACTCATTCGGCGCGAGCGCGACTACCGCGACGCCTATGCGTCGGGACAGAAATAG
- a CDS encoding DUF7522 family protein produces MSNLLPDEAQETLVSTCRTAVGDSLRSITYFNRFDYVQVYLRDDLEQEADLNSFIGNEWHDFKMTQDAYRGSELGDYQYTIRVFENGYLVRITIEDFGVFVTTDGISMQDFEALASATTEILEDWAIAE; encoded by the coding sequence ATGTCCAATCTCCTCCCCGACGAAGCACAGGAAACACTCGTTTCGACCTGCCGAACCGCCGTCGGCGACAGTCTTCGGTCGATTACGTACTTCAATCGCTTCGACTACGTGCAGGTCTATCTCCGCGACGACCTCGAACAGGAAGCCGACCTGAACTCCTTTATCGGCAACGAGTGGCACGACTTCAAGATGACCCAAGACGCCTATCGGGGGTCTGAACTCGGCGACTACCAGTACACGATTCGCGTGTTCGAAAACGGCTATCTCGTCCGCATCACCATCGAGGACTTCGGCGTGTTCGTCACGACCGACGGCATCTCCATGCAGGACTTCGAGGCGCTTGCCAGCGCGACGACCGAGATTCTCGAAGACTGGGCTATCGCGGAGTAG